In Cyanobacteria bacterium FACHB-DQ100, the DNA window CGGGGAAAGTAGGGGAGCAGCAGAGGGTTGTACAACTTTTTCTAAAATTGGCGCAATCGGGGTGTTTACTGGAAGACGATCGCCCGCTTCAATTAAATGATCGATATCCGTCTCGGTATTTCCTAAACTGATGATGAATGTTAGGTGTTGAAGCGATGGAAACTCAGCCGTAACACCAAAACTTTGCAGCAATTCATCAGCCGTAAAACCATCTAGACCAAGATGAGAAACGGTGATTGTGAGCCGAGTGCGATCAACCGCAAAGCAGCCCGAAGAAGTGGAAAATTCAAGAACATTTTTCAGATTTGATCGCGCTCGATCGGCAAGCCCTAACGTCTGACTCATCAATTCTTTTCCCTGACTTGCCATCTGAGTGCGGGCAGCATCCAGGGAAGCGAGCAGCAAATAATTTGGGCTAGTTGATTGTGTCAATTGCAGCGATCGGGCAATGCGATCGCGATTAATTCGAGAGCCTTGAACGTGCAACATCGAAGCTTGCGTTAGTGCGGATAGAGTTTTGTGTGTCGATTGCACTGCGAGATCTGCACCTGCTGCCATTGCCGAAATTGGAAACTCTGGATGAAACGTGAAATGTGCGCCGTGAGCTTCATCGACTAAGAGCGGAATTCCTGCTGCATGAGTCAGATCTGCGATCGCCTTTAAATCACCACAAACACCGTAATACGTGGGATAAACGATCAGAACTGCTTTGGCATCGGGGTGTTGTTTGAGTGCGATCGCAACCGCTTCAGGTGTGACACTGTGAGCAATATCGAGAACAGAGTCATACTCAGGCTGCAAAAACATAGGGATGGCACCCGACAAAATCAATCCAGAAATCGCTGATTGATGGACGTTTCGAGGCAAAAGAATCTTATCGCCTGGATCACAGGTTGCGAGAATTGCCGCAATAATTCCGCACGTCGAGCCATTTGCCAGAAACCAAGTTTGCTCGGCTCCGAATGTTTCTGCCGCTAAAGATTGTGCTTCGGCGATCGCACCCTGAGGCGCAAACAAATTATCTAACTCTGGTAATTCGGGTAAATCAGCTTGAAGTGCTCGATCGCCAATTAACGCTCGAAATCCCTCAAAACTGCCCTGACCACGCTTATGTCCAGGAGTGTGAAATGCTGCGTTCTGGCTCTGAGCGCATTTTGTCAGCATTTCGAGTAATGGAGTGCGAACCCTTCGGGAAGCGGAGCTATCGTCCAATTTCATAACCTGATCTCATGACAGATGTATCGCGCTTCATTATTTTCTAGGTTAGGGGAGCCAAATTATCGTTAGGATGTTTTATGGTTTATTCCCCACCCAATCCACTTCCATCGCCGTTACCCAATCCGACTCCAGAACCAAGTCCGATTCCGACTCCAGCTCCCGATCTGCCACCGGAACCTATTCCCGGAAGCCAGTCTGAGCCAACTGAACCTGTTCCTTCTCCGTCCTAACCTTTTATTTCAAACACTAAATCATGCTAAGAGCCGGGATTGTTGGATTGCCCAACGTTGGAAAATCAACTTTATTTAATGCGGTCGTTGCCAATGCAAAAGCCCAAGCCGCCAACTATCCCTTCTGTACGATCGAACCCAATGTCGGCACGGTCGCGGTTCCAGACGATCGCCTCAATAAACTAGCAGGCATCTCCAAATCTGCCGAGATTATCCCGGCAAGAGTTGAATTTGTGGATATTGCAGGCTTAGTCAAAGGAGCCTCAAAGGGTGAAGGCTTGGGCAACCAATTTTTGGCGAATATTCGTGAAGTTGATGCGATCGTTCATGTCGTTCGGTGCTTTGACGA includes these proteins:
- a CDS encoding aminotransferase class I/II-fold pyridoxal phosphate-dependent enzyme: MKLDDSSASRRVRTPLLEMLTKCAQSQNAAFHTPGHKRGQGSFEGFRALIGDRALQADLPELPELDNLFAPQGAIAEAQSLAAETFGAEQTWFLANGSTCGIIAAILATCDPGDKILLPRNVHQSAISGLILSGAIPMFLQPEYDSVLDIAHSVTPEAVAIALKQHPDAKAVLIVYPTYYGVCGDLKAIADLTHAAGIPLLVDEAHGAHFTFHPEFPISAMAAGADLAVQSTHKTLSALTQASMLHVQGSRINRDRIARSLQLTQSTSPNYLLLASLDAARTQMASQGKELMSQTLGLADRARSNLKNVLEFSTSSGCFAVDRTRLTITVSHLGLDGFTADELLQSFGVTAEFPSLQHLTFIISLGNTETDIDHLIEAGDRLPVNTPIAPILEKVVQPSAAPLLSPREAFFAPSRFLPLEQAIDQVSAELICPYPPGIPVLLPGEQITADAIVLLQSVLNAGGFISGCSDPTLNQLKVVS